One window of the Magnolia sinica isolate HGM2019 chromosome 19, MsV1, whole genome shotgun sequence genome contains the following:
- the LOC131234520 gene encoding CASP-like protein 4A4 — translation MAGVSPVLYSPTQQAYPTPSPFTNTSGSWSSSHPIFLLYSNLVLRFFSFLFSAVSAISLTTPLFHKHPFFGDYDELRYCFGVAILATLYSFSLLFKGLHDIAFKGLLISDNLCDSITFVFDQVTFPPYTCPTCTRIHTVKVADPVINGL, via the exons atggcaggGGTGTCGCCAGTGCTGTACTCACCAACACAGCAGGCATATCCAACGCCCTCTCCCTTCACAAACACCTCAGGAAGTTGGAGTAGCTCTCACCCAATCTTCCTTCTCTACTCCAACCTTGTCCTTcgcttcttttcctttctcttctccgCTGTTTCCGCCATCTCCCTCACCACTCCACTCTTCCACAAACATCCTTTCTTCGGCGATTATGACGAGCTcag GTACTGCTTTGGCGTTGCCATCTTAGCTACCCTTTACTCATTTTCTCTGCTCTTCAAAGGCTTACATGACATTGCTTTCAAAGGCCTTCTCATTTCAGATAATCTATGCGACTCCATCACATTCGTCTTTGACCAGGTAACCTTTCCACCGTACACATGTCCTACTTGTACCAGGATCCACACCGTCAAAGTCGCTGACCCAGTTATAAATGGATTATAA